GGCCAGGTGTATCAGCGGTTGCCGTCTATCGGGTCAATATCGGCCAACTCAGCCTCATCCAACCCATTGCCGCCGCCTATCTCATCTTCATCGACGATACTCAGGTCCCAATCGGCCTGTTCGCCGTCACCTTCTTCCCGGGCATCCCGCGCGCCATCTTCATGGATCAGGGTTTCGGGGCTCATATCATCATCCGTGGGCTCATGATCCGCCGTCGAAGCCCCCGTCATCCCGGCCTCGCGCACCCGTTCGTCGGGTATCAGGTGCTCGCGCTCAGCACGGGGGATCTCATCGCCGATTTCCGCCGTCGGCTCCTGCTCGTCAAAGTCCAGCTCTCGCATCGAGCCCATGCGATCTTCGTTGTCATCTATCGGCTCGGGCTGCGTAGCGCCATACGGACGTCGTGATTGCGTCATGGTCAATCCTCATGCTGTGGGGCTTATAGTGTGTGGACAGGCTCGGCGCTCCAAAGATTCAAGCTAATTTGCGTGCGGCGTGACCTGGGCGAGCGGTTGTCAGTCACAAAACTGCGCATCATTCCTGAGGCTTTCCCTGATGAACGAACTACAAGACCTGCTTGATAACAACGAACGCTGGGCGGATGCGATCAAACAGGAAGATCCCGAATTCTTCGCCAAGCTCGCCCGCCAGCAGACCCCAGAGTATCTGTGGATCGGCTGTTCGGACGCCCGGGTGCCTGCCAACGAGATCGTCGGCATGCTGCCTGGCGACCTGTTTGTACACCGCAACGTGGCCAACGTGGTGCTGCACACCGACCTCAACTGCCTGTCGGTGATCCAGTACGCGGTGGATGTGCTCAAGGTCAAACATATCCTGGTCACCGGCCACTACGGCTGCGGCGGCGTGCGTGCTTCGATGCAGGACCGCCAGTTTGGCCTGATCGACGGTTGGCTGCGCTCGATCCGCGACCTGTACTACGAGAACCGCGAAGTGTTGGCCCAGTTGCCCACCGAAGAAGAACGCGTTGATCGCCTGTGTGAACTCAACGTCATCCAGCAAGTGGCCAATGTCGGTCACACCAGCATTGTGCAGAACGCCTGGCACCGCGGGCAGAGCCTATCGATCCACGGTTGCATTTACGGCATCAAGGACGGTCGCTGGAAAAGCCTCAACGCCACCATCACCGGGTTCGAGCAACTGCCGCCGCAGTACCGCCTTCGCCCGATAGAGGCGATTTAATAGCGTTTGCGTTGGCGCCACTGTTCCATGAACAGTTGGCCTTGCGGGTTCAGCGGCTCTTTTGCGCCGGTGATCCAGCCGCGGCAGTTACCGGCACCGCAGCGGCAAGCGAACTGGCGGAACAGCACATCTTCGGTGGTGGCGTAATCCATCGTCAGCAGCGTGCCGGGGCGAATGGCCTGGATCGACCATAGCTCCAGTTCGCTGATGTCGAGAAACACATTCGGATCGCACGAATGCAGGAGCAGGCCGCTGAACCACGGGTCGTACAAGTGGATGCGCGACGATATCTGCAGCGTATGCAAGTGCCGTTCGCCCAATGCGTACCCGGAGATCTTCGCAATACGTATACGGCTGTCGAAGGCGACGCGGGTCTTGATGCCGGTTCCGCGACCATTGCGGGTGCTTACGACCTCGAACTGCCGGGGCGAGGGGTAACCTTTTTTGGCCAGCAGGTTGGCGAAGGGATAAATACAGTCGATCGCATCAGTTGGCGCATCTTCCATGACTTGGGTTTTCATAGCGTTCCTTGTCGGGCTGCATCGACCTCCTGATGTTGGTGTAACTGCCAGTCATGCAGCAAATGGGCACGATCCAAGATTTACGCAAGTTGCAGCCGATATCTACTGTCAAATCTGACAGTAGATATCGGCGTTTTTTTGCGTAAGCCAATACTCACAAGCAGGACGCTTAAAGGGCGGGGGCTGGCACAGACGCTTCTGGCAGCGGGCTTTTCAGACGCTTGAGCTGAGTCCTCATTGTGACGGTGGCGCATTTTTCCCTGGCCTGGTCGCCGGACAGTTCGCGAATCGAGGTGTAGAACAGCTCGCAAGTCTGTTCCTTGCGTGTTACCTGCCAGGTATTCATGCAGCCCTTGAGCAACACGTTGGGGTCGCTGGCCGGCTTCTGGCCCATGCCGGCCTGCCAGCAGGCCGCGCTCAGGTCCTGGCCCATGACTTTCAGACCGGCCTCGTCGGCCTTCTGTTCGTCACCGTCGTCACCGTCGTAGCTGTCCGGGTTGGCGGCGTACCAGATGTAACTGGGGTGATTGGCCCCCAGTACTGCGACTTTGCTGCCTTCGGCCGGGCTGATCTGCGCCAGGTCCAATACCCCGAGGGTTTGCCCGTACTGTTGCTGGATCCAGCTGCGCACGGGCGCGCCGAAGGCGACCATTGGCAATGAGCCTGTGGGGTGCAAACTCAGTTCCCGGACAATCCGGGTCTGGTACTCGCTGAAATAGCCGTAGACACCTTCCAGGTCCTTGCCCGCCGACGAGGGCGCGGCAATTGGCGCAATATCGATAATGGTCTGGTATTCCGGGGTCTGGGTTGCCGGTATCCCGTTGGCGGTCAGCAACGTAGCCCAGCGATCGGTGGTGGCGGACTCCAGATAGTCCTGGTAATGAGTCAGGGAATAATCCGGCGGGAAATGCATCAACTCGATGCTCTTGCGGTTCTCCAGGGCCATGCCCAACGGCAGGAACAGGTACCAGCTAAATTGCCACTTGCCCTCGCGGTTGAGCCGGCTGGCGCCCTCATAGGCCAGGTCGGCGGTGTTCAGCAACGCAGTCAGGGGTTGGCCATAGCCATCGGGCACGCCGGTAAAGTGGGCCAACACCTGATCCTGTCGGGCTTTCACGCTGACCCTGGCGCGGCTGTAGCCATCTCGCTGCAGGCTCTGGGTCAGGTAATGCTCCACCGTCTGCTCCAGCGTCCATGGCCGAAAACAGATCACCCCGCAATTGTTGGGGTAGGCGAACAATTGCGTGACCCGTTGCGCGCTGCCCAGATTGAGTTCGACATCAGCGTGTAGGACCGTGCTCAAGGTGAGTACGGCGAAGGTGAAGGACAGCCTGATCAGTTTAAACATAGGTGTTTCCTTGTCAGCTAAAGCCCGTCTGCGCGGGATGAATGCCCACCCTCACACAGTAGCGGCTGACCGGGAAAATGCGTCGGGAAATGCGCTTTTTTGCATCCCCCGACACCACTGGCCCCTAAGGCATCACGGGCGGCATGTACTTCAACGTCGTCCCCAACGCCCACAGCAAAAACAGCACCAACGGCGTGTGCACCAGCAACTGCACAAACGAGAAGCCAATCAGGTCCCGTGCCTTGAGCCCCAGCACACCAAGCAACGGCAGCATGTAGAACGGGTTGATCAGGTTCGGCAGCGCCTCGGCAGCGTTATAGATCTGCACGGCCCAGCCCAGGTGATATTGCAGGTCATTGGCCACCTGCATCACATACGGCGCCTCGATGATCCACTTGCCACCGCCCGACGGGATAAAGAACCCCAGGACCGCCGAATACACGCCCATCAGCAGCGCATAGGTGTCGTGTGAAGCGATGGAGGTGAAGAAGGTCGAGATATGGTGGGCCAGGGTCTGGCCATCGCCGCCCTTGACCACGGTCATCAGCGCCGCGATGGAGCCGTACAGCGGAAACTGGATCAACACCCCCGTGGTGGTTGGCACCGCGCGGGCCACTGCGTCGAGGAAGCTGCGCGGGCGCCAGTGCAGCAAGGCGCCGACCATGATGAACAGGAAGTTATAGGTGTTGAGCCCCGAGATAGCGCTGATCGCAGGTTTAGTCGAGAACTCATGGAACAACCAGCCGGCCGCCAGCAGCGCCAGCAAAATGGTGAGCAACGGGCTGTGTTCCAGCCATTCTCCCGGACGGCTTGGCGGCTGTGGCTTGGGCAGGTTGAATGACGGGTCCACACCACAGGCCTTGGCGTCACGCGCAGAGTTGGGGCCCGGTGCGGTGACGTAGGCGATGACCAGCGACACCACGATCAGCGCCAGCAACAGCACGCCCGATTGCCACAAAAAGATGGTGTCGGTGAAGGGAATGGTGCCGGTGATCGCCAGGATCGACGGCGGCAGGCTGGCCGGGTTGGCCTGCAATTGCGCGGCCGAAGACGACAACCCCAGCGCCCACACGGCACCCAGGCCCAGATAGGCCGCCGCGCCGGCAGCGCGATAGTCCATGCGCAAATCCGTGCGCCGGGCCAGCGCCCGCACCAGCAACCCGCCGAACACCAGGGACAGGCCCCAGTTGAGCAGCGAGGCAACCATCGAGATCAGCGCTACCCACGCCACGGCCGAGCGGCCGTTTTTCGGGATACGCGCCAGGCGATCGATCAACTTCACAGCAGGCGGCGAGCTGGCGACCACATAGCCACCAATCACCACGAAGGCCATTTGCATGGTGAACGGTATCAGGCTCCAGAAACCATCGCCAAAGGCCTTGGCGGCGTCGGTGGGCGCAGCGCCCATACCCAGGGCGGCCACGGCGACAATAATCACGGCGAGGGCAGCAAACACCCAAGAGTCAGGAAACCAGCGTTCGGCAAAATTCGAGCAGCGCAGGGCAAAGCGGGCATAGCGGCTTTCTTCGATAGGATCGGCCACGTTATTTACCTCTTGTATTTATTATGGGGCGGATTGAGGGCATCTTGGCCCACGGCCATTTATTTGGGAATGTTGTTATTTTCATGGATCAATGAGTAAACCGAATATATCGGCGGCGATTGCCAGGATCCGGCCCAGCTCATAACCTGCACGCCATTTTGTCTGTCTGCCGAGCTTCTCCATGACTGCCACCGCTTATCCACAGGCGCAGCGTTTTTCCCGCTCCGACTACAAAACCCTGGGCCTGGCCGCCTTGGGCGGTGCCCTGGAAATTTACGACTTCATCATTTTCGTATTTTTCGCCCTGACCCTGAGCCAGCTGTTCTTCCCCCCGGAAATGCCCGAATGGCTGCGCCTGCTACAAAGTTTCGGGATTTTCGTCACCGGCTACCTGGCGCGCCCGCTGGGCGGCATCCTGATGGCGCACTTCGCCGATCACCTGGGGCGCAAGCGGGTATTCAGCCTGAGTATCCTGATGATGGCCTTGCCGTGCCTGTTGATCGGAATCATGCCGACCTACGCACAAATCGGCTATTTCGCGCCGCTGATCCTACTGGCGCTGCGGGTCCTGCAAGGCGCGGCGGTGGGCGGCGAAGTGCCCAGCGCCTGGGTCTTCGTCGCCGAGCACGCGCCGGCCAACCATCGCGGTTATGCCTTGGGGTTCCTGCAAGCCGGGCTGACGTTCGGTTACCTGCTGGGGGCCTTGACGGCGACCTTGCTGGCGCAGATGTTCACCGCTGAACAAATCCTCGATTACGCCTGGCGTTTTCCGTTTCTGTTGGGCGGTGTGTTTGGTGTGATTGGTGTCTGGCTGCGCCGCTGGCTCAGTGAAACCCCGGTGTTCCTGGCCATGCAGGCGCGTCGCCAGGCCGACGCAGAGCTGCCGCTGCGCACGGTATTGCGCGACCATCGCCAGGCGTTGTTGCCGGCCATGTTGCTGACCTGTGTGCTCACCTCGGCGGTGGTGGTGTTGGTGGTGATCACGCCAACCATGATGCAGAAAACCTTCGGCATGAGCCCCAGCCACACCTTCGCATTGAGTGCATTGGGCATCGTCTTCCTGAATATCGGTTGCGTATTGGCTGGCCTGTTGGTGGATCGCATTGGCGCCTGGCGCGCGGTGCTGGTCTACAGCCTGCTGCTGCCGGTGGGCATCGCCGTGCTTTACGCCAGCCTGATTGCCGGCGGCGTGTGGCTGGGCGCGGCCTATGCCATTGCCGGATTGAGTTGCGGGGTGGTGGGTGCGGTGCCATCGGTGATGGTCAGCCTGTTCCCGGCGCCGGTGCGCGTGTCGGGGATTTCCTTTACCTACAACATTGCCTATGCGCTGTGGGCGAGTACCACGCCGTTGATGCTGATTGCCTTGATGCCCACCAGCCCGTGGATTTGCGTTTTTTATTGTGTGGTGATGGGCGCGGTCGGCGTGGCCAGTGCAGTGCGATTTGCCAAACGACCTGTTTTTTAAAGCCGCCGCCTTATAATTGTGGGAGCGGGCTTGCTCGCGAAAGCGGTGTGTCAGTCGGCACATGCATCAACTGACAGGCTGCTTTCGCGAGCAAGCCCGCTCCCACAGGGGGCAGTCCATAACGAAGGCCAGGGTTTAGCCAGAAACCGCTCTCGCACTGACCGCTATTCGCGGTCCTCCAGCACGTAGCCGACCCCGCGCAA
The Pseudomonas hygromyciniae genome window above contains:
- a CDS encoding serine kinase/phosphatase, which codes for MTQSRRPYGATQPEPIDDNEDRMGSMRELDFDEQEPTAEIGDEIPRAEREHLIPDERVREAGMTGASTADHEPTDDDMSPETLIHEDGARDAREEGDGEQADWDLSIVDEDEIGGGNGLDEAELADIDPIDGNR
- the can gene encoding carbonate dehydratase translates to MNELQDLLDNNERWADAIKQEDPEFFAKLARQQTPEYLWIGCSDARVPANEIVGMLPGDLFVHRNVANVVLHTDLNCLSVIQYAVDVLKVKHILVTGHYGCGGVRASMQDRQFGLIDGWLRSIRDLYYENREVLAQLPTEEERVDRLCELNVIQQVANVGHTSIVQNAWHRGQSLSIHGCIYGIKDGRWKSLNATITGFEQLPPQYRLRPIEAI
- a CDS encoding SET domain-containing protein-lysine N-methyltransferase, encoding MKTQVMEDAPTDAIDCIYPFANLLAKKGYPSPRQFEVVSTRNGRGTGIKTRVAFDSRIRIAKISGYALGERHLHTLQISSRIHLYDPWFSGLLLHSCDPNVFLDISELELWSIQAIRPGTLLTMDYATTEDVLFRQFACRCGAGNCRGWITGAKEPLNPQGQLFMEQWRQRKRY
- a CDS encoding short-chain fatty acid transporter, producing MADPIEESRYARFALRCSNFAERWFPDSWVFAALAVIIVAVAALGMGAAPTDAAKAFGDGFWSLIPFTMQMAFVVIGGYVVASSPPAVKLIDRLARIPKNGRSAVAWVALISMVASLLNWGLSLVFGGLLVRALARRTDLRMDYRAAGAAAYLGLGAVWALGLSSSAAQLQANPASLPPSILAITGTIPFTDTIFLWQSGVLLLALIVVSLVIAYVTAPGPNSARDAKACGVDPSFNLPKPQPPSRPGEWLEHSPLLTILLALLAAGWLFHEFSTKPAISAISGLNTYNFLFIMVGALLHWRPRSFLDAVARAVPTTTGVLIQFPLYGSIAALMTVVKGGDGQTLAHHISTFFTSIASHDTYALLMGVYSAVLGFFIPSGGGKWIIEAPYVMQVANDLQYHLGWAVQIYNAAEALPNLINPFYMLPLLGVLGLKARDLIGFSFVQLLVHTPLVLFLLWALGTTLKYMPPVMP
- a CDS encoding MFS transporter: MTATAYPQAQRFSRSDYKTLGLAALGGALEIYDFIIFVFFALTLSQLFFPPEMPEWLRLLQSFGIFVTGYLARPLGGILMAHFADHLGRKRVFSLSILMMALPCLLIGIMPTYAQIGYFAPLILLALRVLQGAAVGGEVPSAWVFVAEHAPANHRGYALGFLQAGLTFGYLLGALTATLLAQMFTAEQILDYAWRFPFLLGGVFGVIGVWLRRWLSETPVFLAMQARRQADAELPLRTVLRDHRQALLPAMLLTCVLTSAVVVLVVITPTMMQKTFGMSPSHTFALSALGIVFLNIGCVLAGLLVDRIGAWRAVLVYSLLLPVGIAVLYASLIAGGVWLGAAYAIAGLSCGVVGAVPSVMVSLFPAPVRVSGISFTYNIAYALWASTTPLMLIALMPTSPWICVFYCVVMGAVGVASAVRFAKRPVF